From the genome of Vicia villosa cultivar HV-30 ecotype Madison, WI linkage group LG2, Vvil1.0, whole genome shotgun sequence, one region includes:
- the LOC131651063 gene encoding uncharacterized protein LOC131651063: MSRPVERIAEINDGKELWKIVVRIHHRWKVVSNSKEHFEMIFVDKLGDDIHAVVPAPHVSVFTEKCLLGHTYTPCEINKFISDVIGMVDSIGYAQTESGAKKQQISMMLRDHSNNMLNCTLWESYADQFIKFNKVRVAASLPTVVLLQYAKVKEEGYSMTYFIN, encoded by the exons ATGTCAAGGCCTGTTGAGAGAATAGCAGAGATCAATGATGGAAAAGAGCTTTGGAAGATTGTTGTTAGGATTCACCACCGATGGAAAGTTGTCTCCAACAGCAAGGAACATTTTGAAATGATCTTtgttgacaaattg GGAGATGATATTCATGCTGTTGTTCCAGCACCGCATGTGTCGGTTTTCACCGAAAAATGCTTATTAGGCCATACTTATACT CCGtgtgaaattaataaatttatttcagATGTCATTGGAATGGTGGATAGTATTGGTTATGCGCAGACTGAGTCAGGTGCAAAGAAGCAGCAAATTAGCATGATGTTGCGTGATCACAG CAACAACATGTTGAACTGTACTCTGTGGGAATCATACGCGGATCAGTTCATCAAGTTTAACAAAGTTAGGGTTGCTGCATCACTACCTACAGTTGTGTTGCTTCAGTATGCCAAAGTGAAGGAAGAAGGTTATTCCATgacttattttataaattaa
- the LOC131647920 gene encoding uncharacterized protein LOC131647920, producing the protein MMFRYKIEIEVTHGGQSCNFVFWNRECEMLLGLSASQLRNTMIQAGITDPLDFPLALDQLLKLEMAMKVKWHPRWKNCSVVMIIKNDPIIQQLKEKWGTDEEPIPIQTVVPDTLEIKESVDEAKTDANEDCELVTDLEITSEHKPDAVTPGGKRHLPAASSESIDGELSSNKLKKIIKMEKID; encoded by the exons ATGATGTTCAGGTATAAGATTGAAATTGAGGTTACTCACGGGGGCCAAAGCTGCAATTTTGTCTTCTGGAACAGAGAATGTGAAATGCTGTTGGGTTTATCTGCATCGCAACTTCGTAACACTATGATTCAG GCTGGAATTACTGATCCATTGGACTTTCCGTTAGCACTTGATCAGTTGTTGAAGTTGGAAATGGCTATGAAGGTTAAGTGGCATCCACGCTGGAAGAACTGTTCTGTCGTTATGATTATAAAAAATGATCCTATTATCCAGCAACTTAAGGAAAAATGGGGAACAGATGAG GAACCTATTCCAATCCAAACTGTCGTACCTGATACTCTGGAG ATTAAAGAGAGTGTTGATGAAGCTAAAACAGATGCCAATGAAGACTGTGAATTGGTTACA GACCTGGAAATTACATCTGAACACAAGCCGGATGCTGTCACACCTGGTGGTAAGAGACATCTTCCTGCTGCATCAAGTGAATCTATTGATGGGGAACTGTCATCAAACAAGCTGAAGAAGATAATTAAAATGGAGAAGATTGATTag